The Biomphalaria glabrata chromosome 7, xgBioGlab47.1, whole genome shotgun sequence region TTATGCTAGGATGCAAGTGGGTAATTCAAAGAAGGGTGTGCTTTGTTTAGAACTGTGCTTTACTGGACTTTCAATTGAgggatgcaaaaaaaaaaaaaaaaaaaagtggggtgGCCTAAAAGTTTGTGGTTGGGAATGAGGGCTTTCTATTGGAGGATGCCCAAAAAATTATGCAATGAATATACAAGGGCCAAAAAGTGTGTTGTTGTGGGGGCATtataatgtgtttgtgtttgtgaatACTCTATTAGGGGTTTCAACCATAGTTCTGCTTGGGTAtctgcttgtgtgtgtgtgtgtgtgtgtgtgtatatatatatatatatatatataaagagagaggagagagagatacTATATAATTAAAAGCCTATAGGTGTTTAAGTTGTTTATTAATAGAAACAACAATAGATAAATGAAAACTTACTTCCATTTGCAAAGCTTCAGCCAATCCCCTGAGTGCAAACTTGGACGCTGAATATGCTGAAAAACCAAAAAGTCCCAACTGACCAGCCTGAGATGAAACAAAGACtattcttcctcttcctctttctttcatCCCTGGTAGAAGGGCTCTTGTTGCATGTACTGCGCTTATATAATTAATTTCCATCATTTTCTACAGAAACAGAGACATATTTTCTATATCTCCTATCACAACAAGTTAAAACAACTTAACACAAAAATCCAAgttaaaaacaagcaatagaaaagaGTATACGGTTAAAAAACAAAGGGAAAGAACCATTAATTACTACCAtttactgaaaattacagggtttagctccctttttgttatataaaacaaaattaattagtactaaatgattaacaatttggttatttttattttttttattcctgtatTGTCAATGACTATGAAAAATAGTGCAATTTTTCAACTTTatacgagaatgggaagtgggagaaaaaatgtgtCGAAATGTAAtgaggggattaaatccatatataaaTCCACATcactcattaagtagcatttattccctttatttcaatataaaaaaaaataattaccaaaaatgtattaactaattggttaattttttttttattgatttttgtctagtcaggttcaatgaataaaaaaaattgtgcaatgttttaacttgatccgagattgggaaatgggagaagaatgttcaaactttttaccagacagacagatagacaaaaaaaggtgagttgatataagctttgtaaaaatatccattttattttatttttaaatttatttttaaatattagtagCTGAAATGTTTAAACATACCCTGAACTCAGATACTGGAAGCTCATCAAATCTCCCCGGGCTGGAAGTCCCAGCACAATTAATTAGAATATCAACACCACCAAGAGAAGATTCAGCCTAGAAGGAAAACATgtaatgttacatttattttcctataataataataatggcaatgtcttcaattcccAAGAtaaagtgcagtgtttcacatggctacCCAAACTCAGttgcaacctacatatttttccacatctgatgcaaAGTCATTGTCTGCTGGGGGTATATTTTCCTATACAGGTATTGtgataaataaaactaaaattaactgatttcaataaaattatctctGAACCAAAGCTTTTAAAAGAACATAAGTCTTGACAATTTCAGCACATAATGCTCAAAAAGagaaggaacaaaaaaaaaaagccttatgATTTTTCCTTGACataagttttataaaataacttatttttcaattatttataaCTATTGAGACTAGAGAGCAGACATTACAAAATGAATAGTAGACAAAATAGTCTTTTGAATCATCAACTTTTTAATTATCACACAATTTCATCAGTTTTGTGCCTAAAATAGATCAAATTTTGAGAGTGAGCAATAATGGTGCATTTTCTTTGGATTAGACACTCacaagtaaaaaagtaaagtaaatttcccctttcagaccttgtggcctatagggcagatgacgtaaaggtcatctgtttctgtggcctatggttaacaagggtgtcatgtggccagcacaacgaccaaccgcctttacttttccctaactaatgtcaggtacccattagagctggctggactcagaggcgcccgaggatcctgaaatttaaaatcccagtctttaccaggattcgaacctctgTCCCCGGTttgtaagccaagcgctttaccactcagccaccacgcctccagaCACTCACAagtagctcttttttttttggtgaagtttttttgtttgtttttagtatttaaaaaaaaaaatgaattctttttttttatgaattaacTATCGAAAGAGCTGTTacctaactctttctctcctaattgacgatatcatcattgatttgacctcattaagttaaattaatgtttgattttataaactttactttgcattatataaaaagagcatgcattcccctttaattctataccaaataaaacactttctgataataaacaaaaaagttattcaagcttaatcataacagtgtaaaaaaataataaaaagcaaACTGAAGAATTCCATTGAAAcctggaaaataattatggagagaaagagttaaaacaccttgtttatttaatttaaacagTGACACAGTTTATTTTTACTTCACTATTCTGATGATTACAGAAGAGTGCAATATATTATGGAGCTACATATTCCCAGATGAACAGCATATTTTGCTGAAAAAGGACAATAGAAACTTcttttgaatattaaataaGACTTTGAATAACTGAGACTTACATTGTGTAAGAGTGACTCCACCAACTGATAGTCTCCTGAAAGGTCAACAGAAACAGTTTGAACTCTCTGGTGAGAAAAAGACAAACTATATCATGTGACGTGATCATTTATAAACTTGACCTAATGTGACTATTGAAAGAATCATTTCTGTTTTCAGCATTACCTGTTCACAATCATCCTCAATAACATATTTCTGAATCTCTTTCTTAGCTTCCTCAAGCTtcaactaaaaacaaacaaaaattaacagtTGATTTGAATGTGTGATATAGTGTAAGTATGGAAGGTATGAGTGTGGAGATAAATTCTGGAATTCAATGAGATTTTGGTAAGAATTAGTTTGTGAGTTAATGTATGTATTTCACCCCTAAAGTGCATTTATTACCAATAAGCACATGGAAAAGCCTACTAGATTGATTGCATATTATTATGTGGTTACTGTGAAAggcaatttatttaataaacttgTGATCGTTTGCCAGATTAAATTATGACTTTTAAAAGTAATCAGTCAAGaaacatatagatatagatctcagaatcttaaaaaaaaagctttgataAAGTTTTCTTAGTTTATTGTAAAAGTAGTTGATAAAATCAACAAcattattaacaaaaaatatattaaccGCCATGAGGTTAGATATTGTCATTAAACTACCTTATCTCTTGCCAATAGTGTAACCTTCGAGCCTTGCTGGACAGCTTGTATAGCTAATGCTTTGCCTATCCCACTTGAGCCACCTGTAATCTTTCAAGCACAAAATAATCTTAAAAGATGGCTAgagactttttaaagttttaaaaaattggtaatataaactttaatttgtgttatatacaAAGAccatgcattcttctataattataaacctaatataacatttcctgacaagaaacaaaaaagttattgaagtttaatcataacagggtagtgaaacatAAAtgatcaaaatgaataattccatcagaatgtggaaaCTAATTAcgggagaaagagttaaagcataGTGACtggaacaaaatatttgtatatttggTGTTCATAATTTGTTTCCATATAGCTAGGCATATCCTAAGTAGATTAAAaaggtactctttttttttttacacacactCTCCAGAGAAAATGATATACTTACTAAGACATGTGCATCCTTCAAATTAATCTGAGGGGGTGATATAAGTGGAGACAGCAAATAGAGAACTATGATAAACACAATAAACACTGCTAGTGCAATCCAGCCCCACATTTTGGTAGTAGATCTTGaactatataaaatatagttaGTTACTTTAGTAATAGTAGAAAGATATAGTTTATAGAGGTCTAGTAAAATAGAATAGTTACagtagagcagtgtttcccaaagtgggatATGCATGTAGTATTGTACCCCAAGGGGTATAGTAAGAATTTGAAGCAactcattaactatgctgattttttaaaaatatgctcGACTTTTAGTAAAAATGGGAAGAAATGGGAAGTAGTCATACAAGCTTATTTTTCATACCAATGTTCAATGAATATCTAGAGGAAAAATTCTAAATCAATTATTTGAGTGTATACATGAGTTACAATGTTTTCTTAATGATAGATTTGAGTTGAGAAATTGTTTGCATGACTGGCAATGGTTTTGCAAACTAACATACTTAGCAGATATATTCTATGTTTCAAATTACCTTAACTTATCGTTACAAGGGAAagggaaaacaaaatttaataaaatactctgaaagacacaaagataaagacacattcctcgtcccatatgctaggacaaatttgtacaaatactccttcttccctagtgctattagagcatggaatgggttgcctgagctagccaggaaaaccagtgacttggcagaatttaagtcattggttaatatgcatgactaaatgcatgacgcgtaggatgtaatcatcttcttttttgaagtaacgtctgtattatataagataagataagggaaagaaatttaatTGTTTCACATTCAagataaagtaaacaattccatcacaaaaataaatttatggcAAAAGAGAGTTGGTAATAGActcatttctctctcttcatGAGTTTAAAACCATTTTGGCTACTAAAATTGATGCTGATACTCTGAAATGCATAACACACCATTTGAAGAATTTGTGAATGGACTGGAATAACTATTAACATGTTTTAAGCAAAAATATTAAATGGATAAAATATtggttaaataaaaacattatcaaAATATCAATACCAGAAGTTTTGTCACTAGAATGGGCTTTAgacagatttttaaaacaagaaaaacaaaaaaaaatactttaaaaaaaaagcttatattaagcttaattctatcaattagtttgtatcagtcatttaattaaatttgtaatagatctacaactacaactaaatAATCTTtgggattagaaatatttttaccaattgtttttgttttgcccaatttcatgcttttagctttttcaatgcactatgatcctttcacttgTATGGACCAGTTGCCAGGACCGGAGTCTGGGCACTAAGTATGACCCAATTGTAATAATGATATTACCATTGTGGAATCTTCACACAGGACTTGGGGTGAAGAGATCCCCATCCACACCTGGCCATAGTATAAATACTTTCTAATGGTCAAAGGAATAATGGAGCGCATTGCAAGCCCTCCCATTCCCTAACGGACTTTTTGAAAGGTGCAAATGTGTATCTGGGGGCGCAGTGGCAGAATGGTTAAGTgctcggcttctgaacctggggtcctgggtttgaatcacagtgaagactgggattttgaatttctggatttttagggcatctctgagttcacccaaatctaatggccacatgataccctgctcgttaacagatgaccttaatatcacctgacccatagatcacaaggtctgaaagggaaattttacttttttaaaactctttctctcctaattgacgatatcATCGTTGATTTTACACCATTCTGCAACCTAATCAACATTATTATCGTCGATGCTTAAAACATCAGCAGTTTTATTGTCTTTCCTtactaaatacttttaattgttTATAAATCAATATTGAGTAGTTTccctttagaaaacaaatactgaaattttttcattttcattttattactatttattttttggtgAGGGTACTCAAAGATGCAAAAAatttttgttgaaagtttaagtTAGTAAAGTAAAGGCTGCAAATGTGTGACTAGACTGAGACTCAAACTCACACATTGACATTAGTATTACTATCTGATAGGCATAGTCATGTCATAGTATACTAAGTCTAAGtatatatagtcaatatagtagtatatatattatatatgacaCACTAAAAGACTTAGACTAGTAAGACATCTAGAGGTAGAACTAAGAATAGTTTTAGGTCTATTCTAGAATTATTGACCGAATAGTAACTAAGTAAGTAAAATTAGTAGATCAAGCAAAATCAGCCTCAGGAAGATGATCATCATGATCATAAAGTTAAAGATTATTAAACATTAAACTTTAATTAAACTTGATTAAAGATAAATGTCAAATGATCATACTTGGATCGAAGCAAGATCAAGATCTGAAGATGAAAATATAATCTAACcttggtctagaatctagatctataggtctatactagaatctataacagtactagatctagttatatttttttttttaaagtggtaaCGACACGTTATAATGATCTAGAAAGCTAAATAGTCTAGGCTTGGGGTTGTGTACTTTTGATTGTAAATATAAACAGTGACCTTTGCGTATAAACATTTCCGGATTagatatctagacctagatctatatatagtataatatagatctaattctatattcaactttttacttatgcatctagattctatatagatctaggtctagatctagataatctggatttatagaaatttaaaagagcatttttacaaagttgaaaaagtagaaaatataataacaaaataatatttaaaaaaagatctagatctatctaaattagatctaattaatgataattaatctatttctagatctactagaatcttagcatctagatctagatctagatctacatctaatatatatatatatatcaaatatatttatatatgtctaaATCTCTAAGCGAATTCGAAACATTTCCGGATGAAATCGAAAGTTCCTAATTTCGTATTGTATTTACATCTATATTGACCCGATCAACGAATTTACAAGCACTGCaactttagatctatctagataagTCTAGATCTCGAATTGGATTTATCCATGATTTCGCAGCAATGATTGTCTTTCAAAAGATAtcaattagatctatgtctagatctatatcatatatATGGACATGGGAAATACTGGTATGCTACTTTTACTAGATTACTATTACTAATactctagagtagtctagagtTAGAGTGAGTAGAGTAGTAGAGATCTACTGACTACTATGATAGTCTAGTATCTAGACTAGAGTTAGAGTGTCTAGAGTAGAGTctatatttctagatctataacttaaGTTAAGAGATTAAAGAGTTAAGACAAAGTAATATTACTAGATTGTAactatctagtctagaatagaaTTATTTAGATCTGTTACTGATCTGTACtagttctaaatctagtagtactattactagtaactagtctatctagttatttaaattattattatactaattaaagggaaactctgatagttttgacaatttttgatataatatggcaagatgtgttttgatttacagataatgaatatattattatttttttttatttgcaaataaaaataataacttagtaattgatgtttttctgacgtaattttcctgcgcatccaaaacagtcagacattcaccgggtttctatgtgatgtcACACTAGCctactaattttaaatttaatatattgacttattgtctaacgggagaccatacagcaaagttaaCATTCTcgttaaagaaatatatattatatgcagttagatctaggatcttgtaagcaaagaaaaaatgcgtattaaaagtaaatttacatgcttgactaaccacggcagtctgTATTTTCTCgacagaccactcaacacacaacaaacactatcgcttggttgtcttgtcataaccaactacacgtagtctcgactagccttacactgaccagtttgttcgaatcagtcagacacacgatctatttacttcttgggaaaaggagaggcttagatgaaaatgttactttttttctcgagttggttatcctaatgcttttagatctacctatacatgtatttataactgtaccatagctctggaataggccgtcactaagcccaaGAGCCTGTTAGAATGAATCGATATGATttggttaaatctagtttccttttcagtattgttgatggaagtgacgtatgcttaacctaaaaacaaaatctcaagcACACCGTTTTTttggagatgtcaagaatttactgtctaatttattaaatatgaatgattttaagcatttaaataaaaaatggttactattacaactttttacgcagaattcaaatatgtcaataactcaaatttgaaaaaccatcggaatTTCCCTTTAACTAATTATATTGTAGTATAGTATTATAGAGTTAGACTAGATAGTATTGTGACTTTAGACAAGTTTAGAGTTAGAGCCCCTAGTggtacatctgacatgatatttgttttgtgaCAATTGTAAACAGAAAAAATGCAGAGAGCAGGGAGAACTGCTTTTTTGTGGATCTCATCAATCAAAGCTTTCGCCACTGTCTGGAGATTTTGACCCAGCTTTATGCCCACCTACATTCCTATACATTCTCAAGCAGCTTTATGTGAGACGAAAGGCTAGATCTAAGATTAGACACAAGATGGTTATTTGTCTGATCTCTTTCCAATAGAAAATGGTGtaaagcagggctgtgtacttgcccCTACTGcctactctgtctggtaacttCTTTGGCGTAATTTGGGTCAAATGACTGGGCAGTGGCATCTACATCAGATTTAGCTCAGACAGCAATGCGTTCAATCTTTGACACTACTGTCCCATACAAAAACACAGGAAATGGTCTTAACAGAGCTTCTCTATGTTGATGATTGTGTCTTACTatctcacaatgaacatgaccaCCAGCTCACGGTCAACATATTTGCATACACTGCCACCTCTTTtggtttatctataaaccttcaaaaaatataaatcatgttccagaagtcacccaataaagcctactcagccccaaagatctcATGATCTCATAAATGGACACAcccttaatgtggtagaccaTTTCACATAActaggaagcatagtatcaaacaATGCAtcgctttcaagggaagttgataaccatcTGGCTAGGGCTAATAGTGCCAGATGAGAGCTTGGCGGAATAAATAGCTTTGCcggcctacaaaaatcagtgtctaccaagcagtggttctctcaactcttctatatggatctgagacatgggtattgTACAGAAAGCAaataagacttcttgagtgctttcctCAAAGAAGCTTgcactccatcatggacatatgatggaagaccgcactacaaacagcgatgtccttgcgaacacCAATATAGACAGCATAGAAGAACTTCTTATGTTCCGACAGTTATGCTGGGTaggtcaataatagaatatgcatcctatTATGTGGGACGAAAGGCTAGAtctaagaaaacattaagaaactggaacagacataaaacagagcagtgagattcataacaaatgaatattcacatttgactcgagtaacacctttactaaaatcactaaatttagaaagccttcaggacagaagactcaaaagtaaagtagcaattatacataaaacactgaaccataatcttcaaatacaaaaacaaaatttaataaattactcagaaagacacaaagataaaggcacattcctcaccccatatgctaggacaaatttgtacaaatactccttcttccctagtgctattagatcatggaatgggttgtgtgaactagccaggaaaaccaatgacttggcagaatttaagtcattggttaatatgcatgactgaatgcatgacgcataggacataatcatcttcttttttgaagtaatatctgtacagtattaaataagataagaagataagtatGGGGGAGGAACATATGCCAAAGACaatctttttttgtgagctgaaaggtagttgacgtaacagaggtgccccacggaaatgctttaaagaccagcttaggtgccaACTTGCTTTTACTGACATATGAGAGAGCATCTGGCTGCAGgcagcttcagaacgagacatcagctggatacacatttgagaccaaaagaaaatctactgCAGAGGACAGATGTCTGCTCTGGAAGTGGCAAAATacataggtcacagctggggctgtatAGCCATGTGAAAAGCTGATATTGGTGCGTCACTTTGTATTGCATCATTCAGTGAAATGGTCATATTATAACGTTTTCCTCACCCCCCTCAATGACATATTTTATTGAAACTTTTTGCTCTTGTCAATGGAATGGCAGGCATTATAAAGCTCACTTTTACTGCCTACTTTTTTCTCTGTTGCACACTCAAATGGTCAGTGTATTTATTGAGACTTTAAACCTGCTATAGGCCATACACTTTGACTATACTGTGACTCTATCTAATTATAATATCTTCTTCCCTTTCTCTTCCATTCAGTCCTCCCCCAAAAATATATCTGCATGTAACACAAATCAATGCTACTTAACATCTGAAATATTTTGCATGGGCACTTTAGCCTTAATGCCACCTACAGGACATTTTTATGTTGTAATAAATTCAGACATGAGGATGTTAGCATTAAAACTTTGATAACTTCAAAACATCCTTTTAAACAAGAGTTGggaaacataaatgtttttcaatctggccatatgacacctaTGATCTTTACATTCTTGCAGAAATGGTCAAAGGTAGTGATAATCTAATTTTGTCTgcaattttttgttatttttttttaaactagcagaattttttctttgtgttaAACTTAAAAATGCAGTTTCTGCAGAGACATAGACATTCTTAATTAACAATCTAATACATGTgtatctttttaattttttaaaattgatttcttccagatatatttattttgttatattgcTATCACACATGAAAAAAGCTGTGCAAGGGAAAATTCCAGAGTAGTTGCTAAAGTTGTCAGAGAGGTAATCTTCAGTTAAGTATACAGAACTGTTGGTAGAAAAGTTACAACtttaatgaaacaaacatttgtcaACAGGAATAAGTTAAGGTTTCTCAaagtgaatttaaaaataattagttcTATTCTGTTCTATGCAGGCTTACTTAGCAATGCCTTccaatttgatttttttccagTCTCATaacttagataaaaaaaaaattgatactgcactatttcaaatttaaaaatattcatgaTTTGACAAATAGATACTAGACAATGCAGATTTCATGTTTATCTATTAACATGCCCAAATATATTTATcaattatttagaaaaaatatattattttcaatatctAATACATTTTCAGAGAGTTTTTCCAGTGTTCGAAGCACATAAGATGAGCCTCACTTCTAATTGCTTGTTTTCATTAGATCGTGATATGTATTCACTTCAAGAAAACCATAAAGTTCTAGATCCTCCAAGTAGATGGACTTGCAATTTTTGTGGCAAAGCTTTTGTTTCAGAATATTTCTTAGACAGGCATTTTGAAAACAGACACATGGATCAGATCCAAGTAAGAACTTGAATAACCAGACACACACAGTGCCTGAACATCCAAATGTAACCCAAAGCTTGATTAATTATAATACTTCTGTGAATAATCTGTCATAAGAAAAAACTTACTTTCAGCATTTGTAGATGCCTTAATTTTTAATGCTTTAGTGGCCATATTGTTAAaatgaaaaagatttttttttaattgcagttATTATATAGCAAATTTCATCTTGCAGTTAAAAAGAAATGGgaaatttattgaaatatatgtTTTGTTGCCAGACAGATGATGCCATTTGTTTAGCTGATGTTTGTGATATATTTCGATGTGACATCATATCAGGGGCTTCACATCCAGACTACTGGGATATAGCCTTGTGTATGGAAGATGACATGGAAGAGCTATTTGCTCAGTGCAAGGCTAGTAgatcaatataaaaatatttttaattcatttttttttttaactactttGAATGCTGATGAAAATTGATAATTTCAGGCTATTCCTGATTCCATATTGCTgttcataaaacattctttcTAGCTTTAAAAGTAATGCTATAgaactaaataaattttaaaaaattttaaatacaaatattacaATTTCCAGACTATTGTAGAAGACTGTGTTCCATCTGGTCCAAGTAAAAATGAAACAGACATAGTGAAGAGTAAGTAATTATGTCTACTTTTAGAAATTTCATGAACTTATTTTAACGGCTTGGCAttagaaagatttttaaaaaaattaatgacttaccattaaattgaaaaacaacTAAACTGATAATATTATCTTGCTTGGATGTCATTGTTAACATCCACAATTATCTTTACAGCTTGGCTCATCAttaagtttcatttttattagagagaaaaaatatGGAAAAACTAGCCAAGACCAGTTTCTTCAGCTTATGATTAAATAtgaggaattttttttacccaaattgagaaaaaatgtttttgcgCAAATTACAGATGCACAACAATATGAGCTCTTAAAGTAactcaactttaaaaaaaaatctttaattagtattaattaattagtaattaaaaatTTGAAGTTAGATTGGCAATGTTTGAACTATGATGTCagggataaaaaaaatgtgcatgttaatcatataattttttttaaatataaggaTATATTTACCAACTTAACATAGGTAAGAATATAAAAGGAAACAAtctctaattttaagaaaactTGTAATGTGCAGAGTTAAATCAGTATCTCTATAAAGAGTCAAACTATTTTACTAATACTGgtattgaatttattttataaaaagagaTAATATAAAGAGCTATGCTTTTCTCTAGATTatttaacataaataaaaatatatttatgtgtatataGAATAGTAAAAATGTcagtttataattaattattattttacaaacattattttAGGTCAGGGGATGGAAAATTTGTGTTCATTTTTGACCTGTTCCAAATTTTGGAATACTCCCTACCAGCAGGTAATTAATCTGGCCACAACAACactcaaacaacaacaaacaagtaaaata contains the following coding sequences:
- the LOC106073603 gene encoding 3-ketodihydrosphingosine reductase-like, whose protein sequence is MWGWIALAVFIVFIIVLYLLSPLISPPQINLKDAHVLITGGSSGIGKALAIQAVQQGSKVTLLARDKLKLEEAKKEIQKYVIEDDCEQRVQTVSVDLSGDYQLVESLLHNAESSLGGVDILINCAGTSSPGRFDELPVSEFRKMMEINYISAVHATRALLPGMKERGRGRIVFVSSQAGQLGLFGFSAYSASKFALRGLAEALQMEVKPYNVYLTLAFPADTNTPGFQEEQKSKPLETKLISETSGLFSAENVASIILADTVRGRFFSSMGLDGIMLSCLTCGFSPVTSLMEATQQVVTMGIFRIISLFYLDHFDRIVRRCKLDRETRNSEKKKI
- the LOC106072376 gene encoding uncharacterized protein LOC106072376 isoform X1, with product MIVFQKISIRSMSRSISYIWTWEILIYLFCYIAITHEKSCARENSRVVAKVVRERVFPVFEAHKMSLTSNCLFSLDRDMYSLQENHKVLDPPSRWTCNFCGKAFVSEYFLDRHFENRHMDQIQTDDAICLADVCDIFRCDIISGASHPDYWDIALCMEDDMEELFAQCKTIVEDCVPSGPSKNETDIVKSQGMENLCSFLTCSKFWNTPYQQEENSHTALYIVLTTMTCFGIVVYNFVFYNYFYSDLVETNYDVTPKPKHKIKKFNPDIAYGDSTRLRLSAD
- the LOC106072376 gene encoding uncharacterized protein LOC106072376 isoform X2, whose amino-acid sequence is MTPMIFTFLQKWSKIYLFCYIAITHEKSCARENSRVVAKVVRERVFPVFEAHKMSLTSNCLFSLDRDMYSLQENHKVLDPPSRWTCNFCGKAFVSEYFLDRHFENRHMDQIQTDDAICLADVCDIFRCDIISGASHPDYWDIALCMEDDMEELFAQCKTIVEDCVPSGPSKNETDIVKSQGMENLCSFLTCSKFWNTPYQQEENSHTALYIVLTTMTCFGIVVYNFVFYNYFYSDLVETNYDVTPKPKHKIKKFNPDIAYGDSTRLRLSAD
- the LOC106072376 gene encoding uncharacterized protein LOC106072376 isoform X3, with protein sequence MYSLQENHKVLDPPSRWTCNFCGKAFVSEYFLDRHFENRHMDQIQTDDAICLADVCDIFRCDIISGASHPDYWDIALCMEDDMEELFAQCKTIVEDCVPSGPSKNETDIVKSQGMENLCSFLTCSKFWNTPYQQEENSHTALYIVLTTMTCFGIVVYNFVFYNYFYSDLVETNYDVTPKPKHKIKKFNPDIAYGDSTRLRLSAD